One stretch of Roseimicrobium sp. ORNL1 DNA includes these proteins:
- a CDS encoding ATPase domain-containing protein: MTAKSVTPTAAPQASGASLQRSATGVAGLDDILNGGLPANRVYLVQGDPGVGKTTLGLQYLLEGVRCGETGLYITLSETREELEAVAASHGWDLSGLNVLDLSAIREQADPAGANTFFHPSEVELNRMTARILAEMDRVNPVRMVFDSLSEMRMLAETALRYRRQILELKQTFQGRKTTVVFLDDRTEDRHDLHIESIAHGVIHLYRTSPEYGVARRCLNVQKIRGSKYREGNHDFQLNTGGMEVFPRLVASEHHQPFDREAVASGIKELDALFGGGLDRGTSNMFMGPPGTGKSTLALKFMLAAAERGEKSLGFILDETLGTLMNRASQLGMDLQPHIDSGMIRFLQVNPAEIVPGELASLIRHAVEKEDIRVLVLDSINGYLNAMSQERFLNLQLHEMLTYLNQLGIVTIMVLAQQGMVGPMKTAVDLTYLADTVVLLRYFEELGAVKQAISVIKKRSGNHERTIREITVGAGGIVVGEPLSRMQGVLTGIPNVFSPQTGGNGHGNGHTSPPTLMKHDL; encoded by the coding sequence ATGACTGCGAAATCAGTGACTCCCACCGCAGCTCCCCAAGCGTCTGGCGCATCTTTACAACGCAGCGCCACGGGTGTGGCGGGGCTTGACGATATCCTCAATGGTGGCCTCCCGGCGAACCGCGTTTATCTGGTGCAGGGGGACCCCGGCGTGGGGAAGACGACTCTGGGGCTTCAATACTTGCTGGAAGGCGTGCGATGCGGTGAGACCGGTCTGTACATCACGCTTTCGGAAACGCGCGAGGAACTCGAAGCGGTGGCTGCCTCGCATGGCTGGGACCTCTCCGGACTTAACGTGCTGGATCTCTCCGCGATCCGGGAGCAAGCCGATCCTGCGGGAGCGAACACCTTTTTCCACCCGTCAGAAGTGGAGCTCAACCGGATGACTGCCCGGATCCTTGCCGAGATGGATCGGGTCAATCCCGTCCGCATGGTCTTTGATTCGCTCTCGGAGATGCGCATGCTCGCTGAAACGGCCCTGCGCTACCGGAGACAGATCCTGGAACTGAAGCAGACCTTCCAGGGGAGGAAGACCACCGTGGTGTTTCTGGATGACCGGACGGAGGATCGGCATGATCTGCACATCGAAAGCATCGCCCACGGGGTGATCCACCTCTATCGCACTTCCCCAGAGTACGGGGTGGCCCGTCGCTGCTTGAATGTGCAGAAGATTCGTGGCTCCAAGTACCGGGAGGGGAATCATGACTTTCAGTTGAATACCGGAGGCATGGAAGTCTTCCCCCGGCTGGTGGCTTCTGAGCATCACCAACCATTCGACCGGGAGGCGGTGGCGAGCGGAATCAAGGAGCTGGATGCCTTGTTCGGCGGTGGCCTGGACCGTGGCACCAGCAACATGTTCATGGGGCCGCCTGGTACGGGGAAATCCACTCTGGCCCTGAAGTTCATGCTGGCAGCCGCGGAGCGCGGGGAGAAGAGCCTGGGCTTTATCCTGGATGAAACCCTTGGTACCTTGATGAATCGTGCCAGCCAGCTCGGCATGGATCTCCAGCCGCATATCGATTCAGGCATGATCCGATTCCTGCAGGTGAATCCTGCGGAGATCGTGCCGGGGGAGCTGGCCAGCCTGATCCGGCATGCCGTGGAGAAGGAAGACATCCGCGTGCTGGTGCTGGACAGCATCAATGGCTATCTCAATGCCATGTCGCAGGAGCGCTTTCTCAATCTCCAACTGCATGAGATGCTGACGTACCTGAACCAGTTGGGCATAGTCACCATCATGGTGCTGGCCCAACAGGGGATGGTAGGCCCGATGAAAACTGCCGTGGATCTCACCTATCTGGCGGACACCGTGGTGCTGCTCCGTTACTTCGAGGAGCTGGGCGCGGTGAAGCAGGCCATCTCCGTGATCAAGAAGCGCAGTGGCAATCACGAGCGCACCATCCGCGAGATCACGGTGGGAGCTGGCGGCATCGTGGTGGGGGAGCCCCTCTCCCGCATGCAAGGGGTGCTTACAGGTATCCCCAATGTTTTTTCACCCCAGACAGGTGGCAACGGACATGGTAATGGTCATACCAGTCCTCCCACCCTGATGAAGCACGATCTATGA
- the lnt gene encoding apolipoprotein N-acyltransferase, producing the protein MRIPPFLAALAAGFVLVFAYPGWNLSWIVWLWMLPLLYALWGWDNKASDSIKAEASTPAPDQKSKIKNQKSRSPAWRGFRLAYLAGLAFFIPNLNWVRHSSRVISGASDNTWIGWGPELMGIGAVVGLSLYISLYWGIWGAFAATIGRPRISPEGNTTSGDTGKLFSVSFESLRSAFLCAAAWVACEWLRGIVFTGFGWNGLGVALWKMKILIQGAEFVGVTGLSFLPVFVACILWNTILRFRQEVRTSRVRPHADFFCAVALMLLNAGYGARMLMDQKPASSPEVVPLRIALVQGNIGQQEKWDGRRHMEVSENIYNLYGKLTVQAVMQNPDEKPHLVIWPESALPFPFHDPNHVDFLNDILGISDFSLLTGADILIPMEPNYTGASLMRGNFNNHQLHRKVHLVPFGEYLPLRNFPGMNALLGDVIMGDFASGPSTEPLKLEEPAGVQLIPLICFEDTVGRLARKFVREAPQLLVNMTNDGWFLHSEENEQHLSNAIFRSIELRRPMVRACNTGVTCFIDDKGRIPPGAMMWNEKDSFFYKGVLKQTVNLEKNPPMTVYARFGDAFSIGMLGIMGVAIGVAVVRRRKK; encoded by the coding sequence ATGCGCATCCCTCCCTTTCTCGCCGCCCTGGCTGCCGGTTTCGTACTGGTCTTCGCCTATCCCGGGTGGAATCTCAGCTGGATCGTGTGGCTGTGGATGCTGCCGCTGCTCTACGCGCTGTGGGGGTGGGACAATAAGGCTTCTGACTCGATCAAAGCAGAGGCCTCAACTCCTGCCCCAGATCAAAAATCAAAAATCAAAAATCAAAAATCGCGCAGCCCCGCCTGGCGTGGATTCCGCCTCGCTTACCTGGCCGGGCTCGCCTTTTTCATCCCGAACCTGAACTGGGTGCGCCACTCCTCCCGTGTCATCAGCGGCGCGAGTGACAACACGTGGATCGGCTGGGGACCGGAACTCATGGGCATCGGCGCGGTGGTGGGACTCTCCCTCTACATCTCCCTCTACTGGGGCATCTGGGGTGCCTTTGCTGCTACCATTGGGAGGCCACGCATCAGCCCGGAGGGAAACACGACTTCGGGTGACACGGGCAAGCTCTTCAGCGTGTCGTTCGAATCACTGCGCTCCGCATTCCTCTGCGCAGCCGCGTGGGTGGCCTGCGAGTGGCTGCGCGGGATCGTCTTCACCGGCTTCGGCTGGAATGGACTCGGGGTGGCCCTCTGGAAGATGAAGATCCTGATCCAGGGTGCGGAGTTTGTGGGGGTGACGGGGCTGTCCTTCCTGCCTGTATTCGTGGCCTGCATCCTGTGGAATACCATCCTGCGCTTCCGCCAGGAGGTGCGCACCTCCCGCGTGCGGCCACATGCGGACTTCTTCTGCGCCGTCGCGCTCATGCTGCTGAATGCGGGCTACGGCGCGCGGATGCTCATGGACCAGAAGCCGGCGTCCTCTCCCGAGGTCGTCCCGCTGCGGATCGCCCTCGTGCAGGGAAACATCGGCCAGCAGGAGAAATGGGATGGCCGGCGGCACATGGAGGTCAGCGAGAATATTTACAACCTCTACGGCAAGCTCACCGTGCAGGCGGTGATGCAGAACCCGGACGAGAAGCCTCACCTGGTCATCTGGCCGGAGAGCGCCCTGCCCTTTCCATTTCACGATCCAAACCACGTCGATTTCCTGAACGACATCCTCGGCATCTCCGACTTCTCGCTGCTGACGGGGGCGGACATCTTGATTCCCATGGAGCCCAATTACACGGGTGCTTCGCTCATGCGGGGGAACTTCAACAACCACCAACTGCATCGCAAGGTCCACCTCGTCCCCTTTGGCGAGTACCTGCCGCTGCGGAATTTCCCCGGCATGAACGCGCTCCTCGGTGACGTGATCATGGGTGACTTCGCCAGTGGTCCCTCCACCGAGCCACTGAAGCTGGAGGAGCCCGCCGGTGTGCAACTCATCCCGCTCATCTGCTTCGAGGACACGGTGGGCCGCCTCGCACGGAAGTTCGTGCGCGAGGCGCCACAGCTTCTCGTGAACATGACAAACGACGGTTGGTTCCTCCACAGCGAAGAAAATGAGCAGCACCTCTCCAACGCCATCTTCCGCAGCATCGAACTCCGACGTCCCATGGTCCGCGCCTGCAATACCGGCGTGACTTGCTTCATTGATGACAAAGGTCGCATCCCACCCGGCGCGATGATGTGGAATGAGAAGGACAGCTTCTTTTACAAGGGCGTGCTGAAGCAGACAGTGAACCTAGAGAAGAATCCACCCATGACCGTGTATGCGAGGTTTGGAGATGCGTTCTCCATCGGCATGCTGGGGATCATGGGCGTGGCGATTGGGGTGGCAGTGGTGAGGCGGAGGAAGAAATAA
- the cls gene encoding cardiolipin synthase, whose translation MFVELYKAVFPVWHWLLLILDICVVGFAVSHVLLRQRDGRIAAFWAVIIAFVPLLGAIFYAMFGINRIQRRGQKYRAMTDVERQAVLEACPVNPEKEVPELKMLGELADAIGKLSRYNFSVGNHMIPLRSEEAMFAMVTAIRNARRSISLCSYIFEAKGVGMEFVNELEKAKNRGVEVRVLVDNMGTMYSWPPIIHTLKRRGINAQSFMHSHFFFRVFSMNMRNHRKVMVVDGVTGFTGGMNIRDGNMLSQNPKHPVIDLHFQVEGPAVRQLQRVFAEDWAFCCGEVLKGEIWYPELEPAGEVGIIGVPDGPDEDFELMPKVIFAAIGAAKREIRVMTPYFLPDAPILWALNSAALRGVDVTIITPKNNNIPLVRWAGRTLYPQMLERGVHILEADGHFDHSKFMTVDGLWSLVGSTNWDPRSLRLNFEFNVACFDDILARQLNAIFVKSLEDCQPVTREELRNAGLLLRLRDGFARLFMPVL comes from the coding sequence ATGTTCGTTGAATTGTACAAGGCTGTCTTCCCCGTGTGGCACTGGTTGCTGCTGATTCTCGATATTTGTGTCGTGGGCTTTGCGGTGAGCCATGTATTGCTGCGTCAGCGGGATGGTCGCATTGCGGCGTTCTGGGCGGTGATCATTGCCTTCGTGCCGCTGTTGGGCGCCATCTTCTACGCAATGTTTGGCATCAACCGCATCCAGCGGCGTGGGCAGAAGTACCGCGCAATGACGGATGTGGAACGCCAGGCGGTGCTGGAGGCCTGCCCGGTGAACCCGGAAAAGGAAGTGCCTGAACTCAAGATGCTGGGGGAACTCGCCGATGCCATCGGCAAACTCTCGCGATACAATTTCTCAGTGGGAAACCACATGATCCCGCTGCGGAGTGAGGAGGCGATGTTCGCCATGGTCACCGCCATCCGGAATGCCCGGCGCAGCATCAGCCTCTGCAGCTACATCTTTGAGGCCAAGGGTGTCGGGATGGAGTTCGTCAATGAACTGGAGAAGGCGAAGAACCGTGGCGTGGAGGTGCGCGTGCTGGTGGACAACATGGGCACCATGTACTCCTGGCCGCCCATCATTCACACGTTGAAGCGGCGCGGCATCAATGCCCAGAGCTTCATGCACAGCCACTTTTTCTTCCGGGTGTTCAGCATGAACATGCGCAACCACCGCAAGGTCATGGTGGTGGATGGCGTCACCGGTTTCACCGGCGGCATGAACATCCGGGATGGAAACATGCTTTCGCAGAATCCGAAGCATCCCGTCATCGATCTCCACTTCCAGGTGGAGGGGCCTGCTGTGCGCCAGCTCCAACGCGTGTTCGCAGAGGACTGGGCCTTTTGCTGCGGGGAGGTGCTGAAAGGGGAGATCTGGTACCCCGAACTGGAGCCTGCCGGTGAAGTCGGCATCATCGGCGTGCCGGATGGACCGGATGAAGATTTCGAGTTGATGCCGAAGGTCATCTTTGCCGCCATCGGCGCCGCGAAGCGCGAGATTCGCGTGATGACGCCCTACTTTCTACCGGATGCGCCGATTCTCTGGGCACTGAACTCCGCGGCCTTGCGGGGGGTGGATGTGACCATCATCACGCCGAAGAACAACAACATCCCCCTCGTCCGCTGGGCCGGGCGCACCCTGTACCCGCAGATGCTTGAGCGCGGCGTGCATATCCTGGAAGCGGACGGGCATTTCGATCACAGCAAGTTCATGACCGTCGATGGCCTGTGGTCCCTGGTGGGCAGCACCAACTGGGATCCTCGCAGCTTGCGGTTGAACTTTGAGTTCAATGTCGCGTGCTTCGATGACATCCTCGCCCGTCAACTGAACGCCATCTTCGTGAAGAGCCTGGAGGATTGCCAGCCTGTGACACGCGAAGAACTGCGCAATGCAGGGTTGCTCCTGCGGTTGCGTGATGGTTTTGCGCGGCTGTTTATGCCGGTGCTGTGA
- the trpA gene encoding tryptophan synthase subunit alpha: protein MNRIDQRFADLRASGKKAFVAYICAGDPNLDTMRDIVLTLEKCGVDIIELGLPFSDPLADGIVNQMAADRALRAGASTPKVIAAIKKLRTETQIPIVLFTYLNPVYTYGFEAFHRDAAAAGADGVLILDLPPDEASENAELVGGEALKRIRLIAPTTPAERIPLLTAQAEGFIYYVSREGVTGAQTSLATGIEAQVARIKATTETPVAVGFGISTPEQAGAVAGMADGVVVGSAIVKLIEQHGSDNALTDRLAAFVKPLVDAVKSV, encoded by the coding sequence ATGAACCGCATCGACCAACGTTTCGCTGACCTCCGCGCCTCTGGAAAGAAGGCCTTCGTGGCCTATATCTGTGCAGGAGATCCGAACCTGGACACCATGCGCGACATCGTGCTCACACTGGAAAAGTGCGGGGTGGACATCATCGAGCTGGGCCTGCCCTTCAGCGACCCGCTGGCGGACGGCATCGTGAACCAGATGGCCGCCGACCGCGCCCTGCGCGCCGGGGCCTCAACGCCGAAGGTCATCGCGGCCATCAAGAAGCTCCGCACGGAAACACAAATCCCGATCGTGCTCTTCACCTACCTGAATCCGGTGTACACCTACGGGTTCGAGGCCTTCCACCGCGACGCGGCCGCCGCCGGAGCGGATGGCGTCCTGATTCTGGACCTGCCGCCGGACGAGGCGTCTGAGAATGCCGAACTCGTGGGGGGCGAAGCGCTGAAGCGCATCCGCCTCATCGCGCCCACCACCCCGGCGGAGCGCATCCCCCTGCTCACCGCCCAGGCAGAGGGTTTCATTTATTACGTTTCCCGCGAGGGGGTGACCGGCGCGCAGACCTCGCTGGCGACCGGCATCGAGGCCCAGGTCGCCCGCATCAAGGCCACCACGGAAACGCCTGTGGCCGTGGGCTTTGGCATTTCCACCCCAGAGCAGGCCGGGGCCGTGGCCGGCATGGCGGACGGCGTCGTGGTGGGCAGCGCCATCGTAAAGCTCATTGAACAACACGGCTCCGACAA